AGGCAGGTAGCTGTTCTTCCTTCATAGTTCATTCTCCTTTTTCTTAGTTGCTGTTTCATGTTTATACCGATAAAATCAAGGTATGGGGAACGTAATCGTACCTGAAATTCTACATATACACAACTATATCATAATTGCCAAGTCTTACTGTATGTAGGGCAATTGTAAAGGGGATGTACCATATGAATTTGCTGCAAGCGCTCTTCTTCCCGCCGGAACAACCTGGTGGTGTATCATCCATGATCCCTTATCTTCAGGAGAGATTCCGTTCAAGCCGTTGGGAGATGGATTTGTTTTGGTTACCTAAGCGGATTCGCAACAAGGGACATGAGGAAGTCATATTCGAGACCTTTGATTGGACACAGTTTGGGGAAAGTCCGATCGTTCAGAAATATATTCAGACCTATCGTGATTATCTATGGTGGACTAAACTACGGATGAGCAAGACATACGATCTTATCCATTCCCATCATCCAATTGCTGGTTTAGCGATGAAAAAAGTATTTCCAGATACTCCGTTAATTCAAACCTTACATTCCAGTTATGAGCGAGAGCTAATTCTTAATGGAGCTATTTCTGAGGGAGGGCTGGAACATCAGTTTCTAGTTTCGCTTTACCGAGAACTTGAGCATGTTAGTGATCGGTTAATGACCGTGTCGCAAGCTTTTGCTGAGTATGTGGCGCCTTATATTCTAGATCCTTCTAATATAGGAGTCATACCGAATGGTTTTGATGAAAAAAGGTTTAAGCCAGTACCGCATGATAACGCTATACCGCAGCTAGTTACCGTGACGCGTTTAGTTCCAGCTAAAGGAATCGATACTTTACTCAAAGCTTGTGCTGAACTTAAAAATCGCGGCCATGAGTATGTACTGCATATTATAGGAGATGGCCCTTCCCGTGCAGATTTGGAAAATATGGCTCAACATTTAGGGATTTATAATGAAACGATTTTTTATGGATATACACTTCATCCGGAAGAGTTTATGCCTTTCTTTGATATTTTCGTGCTGCCTTCTCGGGCGGAAGCATTCGGATCGGTGTTTGCGGAAGCGGCGCTTAGCTGTCTGGCTTTAGTTGGGACGAATGTAGGAGGGATTCCGGAGCAGATTGAAGACGGGGTTAATGGTCTGCTGGTCAGCCCTGACGATGAGATTGCACTCGCGGACGCACTAGAAAAGGTGATATCCGATCCGGCTTATCGTTATGAACTTTCTCGTTCGGCCTGGGATAAAGCAAAAAATCTGTATTCGCTGACTCGTGTGGCTAATGAACTTAAGAAAACATACTTACAGTATCCCTCAGGAACGAAAGGGTGAGTAGTTATGATTCCATTTCGATTTCTACATGCTGCTGATTTACATCTGGATAGTCGTTTTGCTGGGCTGGCGCATATTTCGCCAGCCATTCGTTCTTATTTACGTGAGTCAACCTTCGCCGCCCTCGGGCGGCTTGTCCGCGTTGCCATCCAAGAGAACGTTGATTTTATTGTCATCAGTGGAGATGTATATGATGTTTCTGACGCTTCATTACAGGGTCAGCTCCGATTTCAGGAAGCGCTCAAGGAACTTGGCCAGCACGGGATTCAAGTGTTTCTGATCCATGGCAACCATGATCCACTTGACGGACTACGTCTGACAACGGAAATGCCAAAGCATGTTACCGTATTCGGTGGGGAGAAGCCAGATCACGCTACAGCCTACCGTCGTAAAGATGACCAAGAAGTAGCTATCGTTAGTGGAATCTCCTATCCGACTGCAAAAGTGACGGACAACACAGCAGTGAGCTTTTCTCGAAAACCTGGCAGCCGTCTGTTTCATATTGCTATGCTGCATGGAAATGTAGACGGTGATTTACTGCACGAGACCTATTCCCCCTGCAGTCGTAAGGATCTTATCGAACGGGGCTTTGATTATTGGGCGCTTGGACATATCCATAAACGTAGTGTATTGCATGAGAAACCAGCGATTGTATACCCAGGTAATATACAAGGGCGCAGCATTAAGGAAACCGGAGCAAAAGGTTGTTATATTGTGGATGTAGATGAGGCTGGAAGTACCACTCTCCAATTTCATGAGCTTGATTATGTTCGCTGGCAGGTTCGGGATCTATCCATTGAGGGATTAAGTAATGAAGTAGAATGGATACAAAGTGTGGAGCAGGTGATTGACGACATCAGAGAAGAACTCCCGGATTTGATGTCAGTGGTCAGATTCCGTCTGATCGGACGCGGGGACGTACATAAAGTATTAGCAGAAAAAGGGGCGGCAGAGGATCTGCTGTCTGAACTCCAGCGACGTGAAGCAGTTCGAGCTGAGCGTAAAGATTATAAAGGAATTGTCTGGACGGAAGGATTCGCTGTTGAGTCTGGATTAGCTATTGATCGTGAACGGTTATTAGAGGAGGATAGCTTTCTTGGAGAAATGCTGCGAATAACGGAGCGTACTGAACATTCAACAGAAGCGCTTGATGAACTAATAAACAGTGCACTTAAGCCGCTGCAGGAGAATCAGGAGCTGCGAAAGCTGCTATCGTTAACTAGTCTAGAAGAGAAACTGAGCTGGCTTCGTGGTGCAGCAGAACAGGGAATCACAATGCTCGGTGGAATGGAGGGTGCTCCAGAAGATGAGAATTGAACATTTGCAGATTCATGGTTTCGGACGTCTGCATAACCGAGAGATAGATCTAACGGATGGAGTTACCATACTCTATGGACGTAATGAAGCAGGAAAAAGTACGACGTTGCAGTTCATTCGCTCCATGTTGTTCGGAATTCCAAGTCGTGGAAACCCTTCGGAGAGGTATGAACCTATGGAAGGTGGATTACATGGGGGAATACTGAAGGCACGTGATATTAATGGTGCCCTATGGACCATTCGTCGCCATACATCCGGTGGTGAGGGTTCAGGAAGAAATGAGAAGCTGAACATCACGGTTAACCATCCGAATGGAACGACGCAAGAGTTAGGACAAGCTGAAATGGAGCGTCTTTTGCTTGGTGGCATCTCAAGGAGCATGTTCCATCAATTGTTCGCGGTATCTCTCGATGAACTACAGGAGCTTGCTGCTCTTCAATCAGAAGAGATGAGCAACTTTCTCTTTCACGCAGGTATGGGCGGCGGTGGAACGATCATGCGGGCAGAAAAAAGATTGGTACAGGAAGCTGAGAAGCTGTATAAACCTCGCGGCAAGCTGCAGGAGGCTGCCAAAATTGTTCAAGCTATTGAGAAACTAGAGCGCCAGATGGCTGAGAGCCGTTCTTATCTTCCACGATATAACGGTAATATCGCAGCATTGAAGGTTACGGAATTGGAATTGGATCAATTGGAGCAGCAACGTAAGCTTACGGGAGACAAGCTCGTGATGCTTCGCAAAGCTCAGGATGTTCGTGAATTGTGGTTAAAATGGAGCGATGCGCAGCTTGAGCTACAAGGCTTGCCAATGATTTCAACTTTCCCTGAAGAAGGGGCGACCCGCTTTCAGGCACTTGAGGGAGAAATTAGAAATGCTCAAGGAGCAGTAGCTCGTTATGAACGTCTACAAAGTGAGCTTTTTGCTGAGCTGGCACAGAATCCTCCAGATGAGGTGTTGGCTGCTCAGGGACTTGCGCTGGAGCGACTGGACCGCCATCGGAGCAGCTATGAGAATCGGAGAACGGAAAGACAGCGGCTGGAGGGCGAATTGACCGCGCTGAATGAGCATTTGCAGCGAATTCTGCGAGACATTGATGTCAGCTGGAGTGCGGTAGAGCTGACTTCATTCTCCGGTGCAGCGACAGATCGTGAAGCTGCACGAAGGTTTGCGGCGGCGTTCGCGAGTTATGATCGCTGCATGGAAGCGGAGGGTGCAGCGCGGCAGACGCTGCGATCCCGCTTGGCCGCTGCCTCAGCTTCGCTGCAGGCAGCAGAACGGGCGCTGGCGCGTGAGCACGCCACCGGCGCCGAGTCTTTTGCGCAGCTAGCTCCGCGCAGCGCCCGTGAAGTGCTGCAGCTGTGGGACGAGCTGCAGCAGGCGGCCGAGCGCTGGCGCGAAGCGCAGCTCAGCGAAGGGCCGCTGCGCGGCCCCGGCGCCGGAAGTGACGGCCCTAGCGCGCAGCGCATGGCCGCGCTCTACCGGCGCCTGCTGTGGGCTGGGGCAGCACTAACCGTGCTGCTGCCCACAGCGCTGTGGCTGACCGATGCTCCGCCGGTCAGCGCAGTGCTCGCGATCGGCCTGCTAGGCGCGGCCGATCTGGCCCTTTGGGCCGGCTTGCGCGGAGCGAGCCGGCCAGAAGCGTCCCCGCCAGGGCATGGCGGGGACGTGGGCACAGCCGCAGCCGAGATGCTGCGGCTGCGGGGGCAGTTGCTCTCCGGGGCGGAGCCGGAGAGCGCCATTCCGGGGCGGCGGTCGGCCGCCCCGGGGTCCAGCCCTGACGCAGGCGGGCTGGAGGCCTCCATGAGGGAGCTTCGCAGGCTCATGGAGGCTTGGATAGCGTGGCGGCAGCGCATCGAACGCTATGCCGCCGAGCGTGATGCCTGCCGCACGGAGCTGGAGACGCTGGCAGGCCAAGAGAAGCTGCTCGCTGAGGAAATGAGCCGAGCGGAGACAGCTTTCACAGAAACCGCTGAACAATATGAAGTATGGCTGCGTGAGCGTAGATTGCCCGAAGGGTTGTCCCCAGAAGGGCTTCCGGATATCTTCGCTATGGTGGAGCAAGGGAACGAATTGCTGCGCCAAGAGAATAAGCTCTCTTTACGACTAAAGGAGCTGGAAGCAGAGTGTAACGTATTCGAGGAGGAACTGCTTACCCTTATTTATGAATCAGGTACTGATCCTTTAGACGAGTCTGGCGTGGCGGTAACTAGCTTTGATATGGATCCGCATGATGGACAACGAAGATCCGCACTAACTTTACTAAGCTGGCTGGAACTTCGAAAAAGGGCTTGGGATGAACTGAAAAAGGACCTAATTCGCCGGGAAGGTATTCAGTCACGGTTACAAGAACTTCTGGAAGAACTTAAGGAGAGCCATAGGCTATTAGATGAACTGAGAGAACAGCGTGAACTACTGTTGCATGAAGGCGGTGCAACAGGCGGAGAGGATTTCTTACGAAGATCGGCTGCTGTACAGCGGCGTAGCGATCTGAATAAATCCATTCGTCAGTGGGAGCTGGCCATGTTCGGAGGCTGGGAAGAGGAGCGAGTTGCCGCCCTGCAGGTATTATTAAATCATCATGATGCCTCAGCACTCCAGAAAGAGCGGACGGCGGCTGAAGAGTTAGCTGAACGGGAGGAAGAAATGTGGAACACCCTGCTGGAGCAACGAGGAAAGCTGCTTCAGGAAAGGGAATATCTGAAAGAGCGTTGTATGGAGGACTCTGTTATTCAGCAACTAGAAGAGCAGAGAGCTGCCTTGCGAATCGTGGCTGATAAATATGTGGTAGCCGCATTAACTGCCGAATTAATCGGGAGAACTCGCCGTATTTATGAGCAGGAGAAGCAGCCGCAGGTACTCCTACTTGCATCCGACTATTTCTCCAAGTTGACGGAAGGGGAGTACAGGAGAGTAGTTATGACTCTCGGCCATAAGGAGCTAAAAGCTGAACACAAAGATGCTGGACTGCTGGACAGCGGACTGCTCAGCCGTGGGACGGCAGAACAACTGTACCTTTCCATCCGCTTGGCACTGGCTGAGACCATGTCACGGCAAGTATCGCTGCCGCTGCTGTTCGATGATCTATTCGTCAACTTTGACGACTCTCGTCTTCATGCTGCTCTATCGCTTATCGGAGAACTGTCGATCTCCCGCCAGATTGTAATGATGACCTGTCACAAGCATGTGGCGGAAGCGGCAGCACGAATTATTCCAACATCAGCAGTTATTTCCGTGTAATTCGGGTGACTGGTTTTATTGATACAAGGGTGTTCTCTTTACCGCTTGAACCCGACGAGGTATGGATACGTGGTGGAGTGGACCATGGCGTACGCAGTAGCATGACAGCCCAGACCAGCGACAAGGCTCCGAAGATCGGGTAGAACACTGAGAGGAGAGAGCTAAAGCCAAACTGGCTCAGTAAATAGCAGAGCAACATCAGAATTGGCGTAATCAATGTGGGTTTAACTGGAATTCTCTGTTTAAGCTGCATTGTGACGCCATAAATGTCGGCGACAAAAGTGCTGAAAATCTCCAAAAAGATCAGCAGTAGATATATAGTTTGCACGACAGTACCCAACCGGATGGCGATGTTGCCCATAGGGATTTCAAACTGAAGAATACCAGGCATTTGTGAGCTCATCGCGAAATGCGCGGCGATCAACATAAAACCGATTCCGGCACCACCGATAATACCGCCCCATACAAGAGATTTTTCATCATCTGTATGACGAGCCATCGGAACTAACACGGCTTGAGCCATACCTAAATTGAAGGCGGTGTAGAGCAGCGGCGACATCCAAGCTCCAAAGATAGACCGATCATTTTCTAGGAATAAGAACCGTTCAGCTCCTGGAATTTGAAACGTATTAAGAATAATGATAAGTGATAGCGTAAGCATTAATGGGACGATTAGACTGTTCATTTGCAGAATACCGGAAATTCCCCGTTTAAGCAGAAAATAAGAACCAACTAGCGTTAGCAGTAACCCTGTTTGATAATGAAGCCCCAGGTGTTCCTGAAAAATAGCGCCAGCTCCTGCAAGCATTATACTGTTGACACCAATCAGGATGACCATCGTGAATAAACTGATGGTGCTTCCGACTTGGTCACCGAAGAGGTGACGGTTAAAGTCTTCATAGGATTCTGCTTCTATGCGCCGAGCGATGACCATCATTTTCGTACCCAGCCATATGAACAGTATAGTAGAGAGCAGGATGGTCAGGACTGCCCAGTGTCCGTAACGAGTGAAGAATTTTAATATTTCTTGTCCGGTGGCGAATCCGGCTCCTACAATGGTGCCAATGTAAGTGAAAGCGATCTGCAATGTTCGGACATGTGATTTCATGGCTCCCCTCCTAATAGTTTTAAGAAGCAAAAGAAAAATCATAACGAGTGCAATGCAGGATTGCCTTGTGCACTCTGTATAGTACAGGTTATGATGAGGATCAGAAGGACATGACTTCCGTCGTAATTGCTTTATGAATAGTGATTATATTGTACGGAGCGTCTGTGATTATAAAGGGTATTGGAGGTTCAAAATCATGGAAGTGTTGAAACAGCGGATTTTGGAGGAAGGTGTCGTCGTTTCGGATGAAGTGCTGAAGCTGGATGCACTGTTGAATCATCAGGTAGATCCGCAGCTTACGATGGAAATGGGACGAGAGTTTGCCGGGAGGTTTGCGGACTGCGGAATTACACGTATTGTGACCGTGGAATCCTCGGGCATTGCCGTGGCATTTGCCACCGCATATGAGTTAAAGGTGCCGCTAGTTTTTGCACGCCGCAAAAAAACTCTATTAGCAGATCCAGACGCACTTTGTGAAAGAGTTCCTTCTTTTACGAAAGGTATTGTTACCGACATTATGTTGTCTCGCCAATTTATCTCTCCAGAGGATAAAATCCTCTTTATAGATGATATTATTGCTAATGGTGATGCAGCGCGTGGACTGATAAAGATCATTCAACGCTCTGGCGCTGAGCTGGTAGGTCTTGGCGTTGTAGTGGAAAAAAGCTTTCAAGCGGGAGCTCGGACGATCAAAGAGCAAGGGATCCGACTGGAGTCACTCGTAAGAATTACCTCTCTTAGTGGAGGCACAATTGAATTTGGGGAATAACCCGAATTAGGAATAAGGAACATGCCTATTTTTAAAACAACTGCTTTTCACCCTATAGATTTTCCTTTATAATAAAATCAGACATAGGGAGGAGGCGTCACAATGGGGAAAGAACCGGTGACTGAGCAATTTTTTATTGATAAATTAACCGAGGCCAAGGATCACTTCGAGCGTGCGCTGGATTGCAAACACACGGATTTCGACGATCTGTATCCCTATATGATTGAACATCCTCAGTTTTTTTGGTACAAACGCTATGTAGCTTGGTCAGAGCTTCTGACAATCAAAGGTTTGTGTGAGGAACTATCCTTCCCTTGGAGGGAGAAATTCACAACTAA
The window above is part of the Paenibacillus sp. FSL K6-0276 genome. Proteins encoded here:
- a CDS encoding xanthine phosphoribosyltransferase; translation: MEVLKQRILEEGVVVSDEVLKLDALLNHQVDPQLTMEMGREFAGRFADCGITRIVTVESSGIAVAFATAYELKVPLVFARRKKTLLADPDALCERVPSFTKGIVTDIMLSRQFISPEDKILFIDDIIANGDAARGLIKIIQRSGAELVGLGVVVEKSFQAGARTIKEQGIRLESLVRITSLSGGTIEFGE
- a CDS encoding AAA family ATPase; the protein is MRIEHLQIHGFGRLHNREIDLTDGVTILYGRNEAGKSTTLQFIRSMLFGIPSRGNPSERYEPMEGGLHGGILKARDINGALWTIRRHTSGGEGSGRNEKLNITVNHPNGTTQELGQAEMERLLLGGISRSMFHQLFAVSLDELQELAALQSEEMSNFLFHAGMGGGGTIMRAEKRLVQEAEKLYKPRGKLQEAAKIVQAIEKLERQMAESRSYLPRYNGNIAALKVTELELDQLEQQRKLTGDKLVMLRKAQDVRELWLKWSDAQLELQGLPMISTFPEEGATRFQALEGEIRNAQGAVARYERLQSELFAELAQNPPDEVLAAQGLALERLDRHRSSYENRRTERQRLEGELTALNEHLQRILRDIDVSWSAVELTSFSGAATDREAARRFAAAFASYDRCMEAEGAARQTLRSRLAAASASLQAAERALAREHATGAESFAQLAPRSAREVLQLWDELQQAAERWREAQLSEGPLRGPGAGSDGPSAQRMAALYRRLLWAGAALTVLLPTALWLTDAPPVSAVLAIGLLGAADLALWAGLRGASRPEASPPGHGGDVGTAAAEMLRLRGQLLSGAEPESAIPGRRSAAPGSSPDAGGLEASMRELRRLMEAWIAWRQRIERYAAERDACRTELETLAGQEKLLAEEMSRAETAFTETAEQYEVWLRERRLPEGLSPEGLPDIFAMVEQGNELLRQENKLSLRLKELEAECNVFEEELLTLIYESGTDPLDESGVAVTSFDMDPHDGQRRSALTLLSWLELRKRAWDELKKDLIRREGIQSRLQELLEELKESHRLLDELREQRELLLHEGGATGGEDFLRRSAAVQRRSDLNKSIRQWELAMFGGWEEERVAALQVLLNHHDASALQKERTAAEELAEREEEMWNTLLEQRGKLLQEREYLKERCMEDSVIQQLEEQRAALRIVADKYVVAALTAELIGRTRRIYEQEKQPQVLLLASDYFSKLTEGEYRRVVMTLGHKELKAEHKDAGLLDSGLLSRGTAEQLYLSIRLALAETMSRQVSLPLLFDDLFVNFDDSRLHAALSLIGELSISRQIVMMTCHKHVAEAAARIIPTSAVISV
- a CDS encoding DNA repair exonuclease, which encodes MIPFRFLHAADLHLDSRFAGLAHISPAIRSYLRESTFAALGRLVRVAIQENVDFIVISGDVYDVSDASLQGQLRFQEALKELGQHGIQVFLIHGNHDPLDGLRLTTEMPKHVTVFGGEKPDHATAYRRKDDQEVAIVSGISYPTAKVTDNTAVSFSRKPGSRLFHIAMLHGNVDGDLLHETYSPCSRKDLIERGFDYWALGHIHKRSVLHEKPAIVYPGNIQGRSIKETGAKGCYIVDVDEAGSTTLQFHELDYVRWQVRDLSIEGLSNEVEWIQSVEQVIDDIREELPDLMSVVRFRLIGRGDVHKVLAEKGAAEDLLSELQRREAVRAERKDYKGIVWTEGFAVESGLAIDRERLLEEDSFLGEMLRITERTEHSTEALDELINSALKPLQENQELRKLLSLTSLEEKLSWLRGAAEQGITMLGGMEGAPEDEN
- a CDS encoding glycosyltransferase family 4 protein, which translates into the protein MNLLQALFFPPEQPGGVSSMIPYLQERFRSSRWEMDLFWLPKRIRNKGHEEVIFETFDWTQFGESPIVQKYIQTYRDYLWWTKLRMSKTYDLIHSHHPIAGLAMKKVFPDTPLIQTLHSSYERELILNGAISEGGLEHQFLVSLYRELEHVSDRLMTVSQAFAEYVAPYILDPSNIGVIPNGFDEKRFKPVPHDNAIPQLVTVTRLVPAKGIDTLLKACAELKNRGHEYVLHIIGDGPSRADLENMAQHLGIYNETIFYGYTLHPEEFMPFFDIFVLPSRAEAFGSVFAEAALSCLALVGTNVGGIPEQIEDGVNGLLVSPDDEIALADALEKVISDPAYRYELSRSAWDKAKNLYSLTRVANELKKTYLQYPSGTKG